A window of Candidatus Pantoea floridensis contains these coding sequences:
- a CDS encoding glycosyltransferase encodes MKLTFFTMRFPVASETFVLNQVTHFIDAGYDVEIISVFPGDMINRHAAFDDYNLAAKTHYLLPEEKVSNLDKLTQRIGLILPKITKGALLKSLNVRRYGAQASKLLLPAIVANTKQPYTADVFLVHFGYAGALANKLRELGVLKGKQATVFHGADISRRHILEEHKLDYINLFKQSELMLPISHLWENKLIEMGCPREKVRVTRMGIEPEKFNFRPRDAFHQPLRIVSVARLTEKKGLDVAVKASEILRNNGGQFQFTIIGNGEQDGMMREHIARAGLQEFVTMPGFKPQDEIRQALNEADIFLLPSKTAADGDMEGIPVALMEAMAVGLPVVSTYHSGIPELIENDVSGWLVAENDPDELAATLLRLSRGDVDVAPVVAAARQKVETEFNQHIAYGELAKILERMV; translated from the coding sequence ATGAAGCTGACCTTTTTCACCATGCGTTTTCCTGTTGCCTCTGAGACGTTTGTGCTCAATCAGGTGACGCATTTCATCGACGCAGGCTACGACGTGGAGATTATCTCCGTGTTTCCAGGCGATATGATCAATCGCCACGCCGCGTTCGATGACTACAATTTGGCAGCGAAAACCCACTATTTACTGCCGGAAGAGAAGGTATCCAACCTTGATAAGCTGACGCAGCGTATCGGTTTGATACTGCCGAAAATCACCAAGGGCGCGTTACTTAAGTCGCTAAACGTGCGCCGCTATGGCGCACAGGCCAGCAAATTACTGCTGCCGGCGATTGTCGCCAACACTAAGCAGCCTTACACCGCCGATGTTTTCCTGGTGCACTTTGGTTATGCCGGCGCGCTGGCTAATAAGCTGCGCGAACTCGGCGTGCTGAAAGGTAAACAGGCGACAGTGTTCCACGGCGCGGACATTTCACGTCGTCATATTCTTGAGGAGCATAAGCTCGACTACATCAACCTGTTCAAACAGAGCGAACTGATGCTGCCCATCAGCCACCTGTGGGAAAACAAGCTGATTGAGATGGGCTGCCCGCGGGAAAAAGTGCGCGTGACGCGTATGGGCATCGAGCCGGAGAAGTTTAACTTCCGACCGCGCGACGCGTTCCATCAACCGCTGCGTATCGTTTCGGTGGCGCGTCTGACCGAGAAAAAAGGGTTGGATGTGGCGGTGAAAGCCAGTGAAATTCTGCGCAATAACGGCGGCCAGTTCCAGTTCACCATCATCGGTAACGGCGAGCAGGATGGCATGATGCGCGAGCATATTGCGCGCGCCGGACTGCAGGAGTTCGTCACCATGCCGGGCTTTAAACCGCAGGATGAGATTCGTCAGGCGTTGAACGAAGCAGACATCTTCCTGCTGCCGTCCAAAACCGCGGCGGATGGCGATATGGAAGGGATCCCGGTGGCACTGATGGAAGCGATGGCGGTTGGCTTGCCGGTGGTGTCCACCTATCACAGCGGCATTCCCGAGCTGATTGAGAATGACGTGAGCGGCTGGCTGGTAGCGGAAAACGATCCGGACGAGCTGGCGGCGACGCTGCTGCGTTTGTCACGCGGCGATGTGGATGTGGCACCGGTGGTCGCGGCGGCGCGACAGAAAGTGGAAACTGAGTTCAATCAGCACATCGCTTACGGTGAGCTGGCGAAAATTCTGGAGCGCATGGTGTGA
- a CDS encoding MOP flippase family protein yields the protein MSGLKKQAVWLFGSTCFAALLQVLQLAVLARKLETHELGLLAIINAILAVATVLQDMGMSSYIVHRQDINRREQSTIYWVNVSLSFCTGLIMLAIAYPVAWFYHLPELVGLIMLTSLNFLVLGHLSQYQAHYVKTKRMVTLAKIEMATKLFAFLCTVAMLYFTSLTVAAAILGLFINAFTRILCMIYFGEKSWRPTWEFDGKTFVSAVRYGIYQLGSQTINQLRTQADALIVGKVMGAEMLGIYSLAKELILQPLKLVSPVINRLALPRFAEKQQDPEQLKKLFLKGTFVIMLFSSAMYLAIGILSPVIVRVLYGASHEQVYHLIPLMLLFGMLRPMGGLTGAISQANGRTNVEFYWNIVASLVVVAVLATTYIWPNVLYVALTLSISQVLISAFAHPFFIKPVIGIRFLPYARQWVSVSVVFVGLMMLVNHFNLFIMPEWFEGML from the coding sequence GTGAGCGGATTAAAAAAACAGGCCGTTTGGCTGTTTGGTAGTACCTGTTTTGCCGCATTGCTTCAGGTGTTACAGCTCGCCGTACTGGCGCGCAAACTGGAAACCCACGAGCTGGGGTTACTGGCGATCATCAATGCGATTCTGGCGGTAGCGACCGTGCTGCAGGATATGGGCATGAGCAGCTACATCGTGCACCGTCAGGATATCAATCGCCGTGAACAGAGCACTATTTACTGGGTGAACGTCTCGCTCAGTTTTTGTACTGGCCTGATTATGCTGGCGATTGCCTATCCGGTGGCGTGGTTCTATCACCTGCCGGAACTGGTGGGGCTGATTATGCTCACCAGCCTCAACTTCCTGGTGCTGGGACATTTGTCGCAGTATCAGGCGCACTATGTGAAAACCAAACGCATGGTAACGCTGGCGAAGATTGAGATGGCCACCAAGCTGTTTGCGTTCCTGTGCACCGTAGCGATGCTGTATTTCACCTCTCTGACGGTCGCCGCAGCGATTCTTGGTCTCTTTATCAATGCCTTTACGCGCATTCTTTGCATGATCTACTTCGGCGAGAAATCGTGGCGTCCCACCTGGGAATTCGACGGCAAAACCTTTGTTAGCGCCGTGCGTTACGGCATCTATCAGCTTGGTTCGCAGACCATTAACCAGCTGCGTACTCAGGCGGATGCGTTGATCGTCGGTAAAGTGATGGGTGCGGAGATGCTGGGGATTTACTCGCTGGCAAAAGAGCTGATTCTGCAGCCGCTGAAGTTGGTTTCGCCGGTGATTAACCGTCTGGCTCTGCCGCGCTTTGCGGAGAAGCAGCAGGATCCCGAGCAGCTGAAAAAGCTGTTCCTGAAAGGCACCTTCGTCATCATGCTGTTCAGCAGCGCGATGTATCTGGCGATTGGTATCCTTTCACCGGTGATTGTGCGCGTGCTGTACGGCGCTTCGCACGAGCAGGTTTACCATCTGATTCCGCTGATGCTGCTGTTTGGCATGCTGCGTCCGATGGGCGGCTTAACCGGCGCGATTTCGCAGGCGAACGGGCGCACCAACGTTGAGTTTTACTGGAACATTGTAGCGAGCCTGGTGGTGGTAGCCGTTCTTGCGACGACCTATATCTGGCCGAATGTGCTGTACGTGGCGCTGACGCTGTCGATTTCGCAGGTGCTGATCTCTGCCTTCGCGCATCCGTTCTTCATCAAGCCGGTGATTGGCATTCGCTTTTTGCCTTATGCGCGCCAGTGGGTATCGGTATCGGTGGTGTTCGTTGGCCTGATGATGCTGGTGAACCACTTCAATCTGTTTATTATGCCAGAGTGGTTTGAAGGCATGTTGTAG
- the galF gene encoding UTP--glucose-1-phosphate uridylyltransferase GalF, protein MTKLKAVIPVAGLGMHMLPATKAIPKEMLPIVDKPMIQYIVDECVAAGIKEIVLVTHASKNAVENHFDTTYELEALLEARVKRQLLSEVQSICPPGVTIMNVRQANPLGLGHSVLCARPMIGDNPFVVVLPDVLLDDSTADHLRYNLASMVARFEDTGHSQVLAKHMPGEDLTEYGVLTTEEPIDNPGDISTITSFIEKPEAGSTDSDLTAVGRYVLSADIWEELERTEPGAWGRIQLTDAIASLSKKKPVDVQLLTGTSYDCGRKLGYMQAFVSYGLRNNAQGRDFRESIQKILAK, encoded by the coding sequence ATGACCAAGCTTAAAGCAGTAATCCCCGTTGCAGGTCTCGGTATGCATATGCTTCCGGCGACGAAAGCCATTCCGAAAGAGATGCTGCCAATCGTCGACAAACCAATGATTCAATACATTGTTGACGAATGCGTCGCGGCTGGCATCAAGGAGATTGTGCTGGTCACGCATGCTTCCAAAAATGCAGTGGAAAACCACTTCGATACCACCTACGAGCTGGAAGCGCTGCTTGAAGCACGCGTTAAGCGCCAGTTGCTGAGCGAAGTGCAGTCAATCTGCCCGCCAGGCGTGACCATTATGAACGTGCGTCAGGCTAACCCGCTGGGTCTGGGCCACTCCGTATTGTGCGCGCGTCCGATGATTGGCGATAACCCGTTTGTGGTTGTGCTGCCAGACGTGCTGCTGGATGATTCCACCGCTGACCACCTGCGTTACAACCTCGCTTCTATGGTTGCGCGTTTCGAAGATACTGGCCACAGCCAGGTACTGGCAAAACACATGCCGGGCGAAGATCTGACCGAATACGGCGTGCTGACCACCGAAGAGCCGATTGATAACCCAGGCGATATCAGCACCATCACCAGCTTTATTGAGAAGCCAGAAGCGGGCTCAACCGATTCCGATCTGACCGCGGTTGGCCGCTACGTGCTTTCTGCGGATATCTGGGAAGAGCTTGAGCGTACTGAGCCAGGCGCATGGGGCCGCATTCAGCTGACCGATGCTATCGCCTCCCTCAGCAAGAAGAAGCCTGTGGACGTGCAACTGCTAACCGGTACCAGCTACGACTGCGGCCGTAAACTGGGTTACATGCAGGCATTCGTCTCTTACGGCTTGCGTAACAACGCACAGGGTCGTGATTTCCGCGAATCCATCCAGAAAATCCTGGCGAAATAA
- the galE gene encoding UDP-glucose 4-epimerase GalE: MAILVTGGAGYIGSHTVLALLERGDDVVVLDNLCNASREAINRVEKLSGKKAVFVEGDIRDRACLRDLFATNDISAVIHFAALKAVGESTRMPLEYYENNVAGTVVLLEEMRAAGVWSFIFSSSATVYGADAPVPYVETTPIGGTTSPYGTSKLMVELVMRDFAKADPNFKAIALRYFNPVGAHESGEIGEDPTGIPNNLLPYIAQVAIGRLDKLGVFGNDYDTPDGTAQRDYIHVVDLAEGHLKALDHLTKVKGYKAYNLGGGVGFSVLEMIKAFEKASGKPIPYEFKPRRDGDLPAFWADASLANTELDWRVTRGIDAMMRDTWNWQSKNPNGFK, from the coding sequence ATGGCTATTTTGGTAACGGGCGGGGCAGGCTATATCGGCTCCCATACGGTGCTGGCGCTGTTAGAGCGCGGCGACGACGTGGTGGTGCTGGATAATCTTTGCAATGCCTCACGCGAAGCTATCAACCGCGTAGAGAAGCTCTCCGGTAAAAAAGCCGTCTTCGTTGAAGGCGACATCCGCGATCGCGCCTGCCTGCGTGACCTGTTTGCCACCAACGATATCAGCGCCGTGATTCACTTCGCCGCGCTGAAAGCCGTTGGCGAATCCACGCGCATGCCGCTGGAATACTATGAGAACAACGTCGCCGGTACCGTGGTGCTGCTGGAAGAGATGCGCGCTGCTGGCGTGTGGAGCTTCATCTTCAGCTCATCCGCTACCGTTTATGGTGCAGATGCGCCGGTGCCGTATGTGGAAACCACACCAATCGGCGGTACCACTAGCCCTTACGGCACCTCTAAGCTGATGGTTGAATTAGTGATGCGCGATTTCGCGAAAGCCGACCCGAATTTCAAAGCCATCGCGCTGCGCTACTTCAACCCGGTTGGCGCACATGAATCTGGCGAAATCGGTGAAGACCCAACCGGCATTCCTAACAACCTGCTGCCGTATATCGCACAGGTCGCGATTGGACGTTTGGATAAGCTGGGCGTATTCGGTAACGATTACGACACCCCAGACGGCACCGCACAGCGTGACTACATCCACGTTGTTGATTTGGCGGAAGGGCACCTGAAGGCGCTGGACCATCTGACGAAGGTTAAAGGCTACAAAGCTTACAACCTCGGCGGCGGCGTGGGCTTCTCCGTGCTGGAGATGATCAAGGCGTTTGAGAAGGCGTCTGGTAAGCCGATTCCGTACGAGTTCAAGCCACGCCGTGATGGTGATTTGCCGGCGTTCTGGGCGGATGCAAGTCTCGCCAATACAGAGCTGGACTGGCGCGTGACGCGCGGGATTGATGCCATGATGCGCGATACGTGGAACTGGCAGTCGAAGAATCCGAATGGATTTAAGTAA